One Roseimaritima multifibrata DNA window includes the following coding sequences:
- the ppc gene encoding phosphoenolpyruvate carboxylase: MNSTEMREEIGFLGTELGETIRQFAGEKSFQIVEQIRLAAWHRRVGSERADEALKKLIADLDPDQLEIVIRAFTIMLDLFNLVEDRRRIQVLDTRARQVYPNPRTESIRAALAELKAQGKSAEEVQKILDTLHIDLVFTAHPTEAKRRSVRSKLRAIRRLLNDDNEGQPPESRDQTRRLIQAEIAKLWHTDFIRPWRPSVMQEVARGLSIKPVLWNEVPRIADEIAQAVSENYGDKVRSNRPVITFGSWIGGDRDGHPGVTADVTRNTFEWLRREALTFHLNACDRLFDSLSISTRQVSIDDLLANAIDKAVKRWPHLKERLASLPPTEWIRRWLSIIRWKLEQSQRSTDSQTKANGYRSASQLADDVNLLHQATEVFPSNDYIARELSVWQTQIETFGFHLARLDVRQNASVYSQVVGELLQKRDATLDPDRLTEAQRVDILSKTLGRSFPVDESSLSSIATETLALFRTLHQVATEESPSAIGTLVISMTNAPSDVLTVLWLWEFTQPNSADSNDCVPIVPLLETIDDLTAGPEILAGMVAIPAYRNLLRRQDDRQVIMLGYSDSTKDGGYLSACWALHQAQQALVDTAKKNGIELTFFHGRGGSLGRGGGPAARSILSLPRGTFNGSLRLTEQGEVLADRYDDPAIAHRHLEQLIWSSLLATGSPKDSDSQRWYERMETVSKASLVKYRELLEQPRFIEFFRSVTPISEIEQLPIGSRPSRRKPNGGLSDLRAIPWVFSWTQSRCLIPAWYGIGTALGKTIDSDQQLAELHSMYSDWPFFRALVDNAELALAKSDLEIANEYLKLATNRESCQQLANMIADEFHESCRVVLAVTGQQELLDGTPWLKESIRIRNRFIDPLNLIQVELLRRHQGIASEDTSVEHRHLTRLSINGIASGLRTSG, translated from the coding sequence ATGAATAGTACAGAAATGCGAGAAGAAATTGGGTTCCTTGGTACCGAACTGGGCGAGACGATTCGACAGTTTGCAGGGGAAAAATCGTTTCAAATCGTGGAGCAAATTCGGCTTGCTGCCTGGCATCGGCGAGTTGGTTCGGAGCGTGCCGATGAGGCTCTAAAAAAGCTGATTGCGGATTTGGATCCCGACCAACTGGAGATCGTCATCCGGGCGTTCACGATCATGCTGGACCTGTTTAACTTGGTCGAGGACCGTCGCCGCATCCAAGTCCTGGACACACGTGCGAGGCAGGTCTATCCGAACCCGCGTACCGAATCGATTCGGGCCGCGTTGGCCGAATTGAAGGCACAAGGAAAATCGGCTGAGGAAGTTCAAAAGATTCTTGATACGCTCCACATCGATCTTGTCTTTACTGCCCACCCGACCGAAGCCAAACGTCGGTCGGTACGAAGTAAACTACGAGCGATTCGGCGCCTGCTAAACGACGACAACGAGGGTCAACCTCCAGAATCAAGAGATCAAACCAGGCGACTGATTCAAGCCGAGATTGCAAAGCTGTGGCACACCGATTTCATCCGGCCATGGCGACCTTCGGTAATGCAAGAAGTAGCACGCGGTCTATCGATTAAACCAGTCCTCTGGAACGAAGTCCCTCGGATCGCCGATGAAATCGCTCAGGCGGTCTCGGAGAACTATGGCGACAAGGTTCGCTCCAACCGGCCGGTCATTACGTTCGGTTCATGGATTGGCGGCGACCGCGACGGTCATCCAGGCGTCACCGCAGACGTGACCAGAAACACTTTCGAATGGCTCCGACGCGAAGCGCTCACTTTCCACTTGAATGCCTGCGATCGGTTGTTCGATTCACTAAGCATTTCAACGCGACAGGTGTCGATCGACGATCTGCTTGCCAATGCAATCGACAAAGCCGTGAAGCGATGGCCGCACTTGAAAGAACGCCTAGCATCGCTTCCCCCCACGGAATGGATTCGTCGGTGGCTTTCGATTATTCGTTGGAAGCTAGAACAGTCACAACGGTCAACCGATTCGCAAACCAAAGCGAACGGCTATCGGTCGGCATCCCAACTAGCGGATGACGTCAACCTCCTGCACCAAGCGACCGAGGTCTTTCCGTCCAATGATTACATCGCTCGCGAACTGAGTGTCTGGCAAACGCAAATCGAAACTTTCGGCTTCCATTTGGCACGACTGGATGTGAGGCAAAACGCAAGTGTCTATTCGCAAGTGGTGGGCGAACTATTACAGAAAAGGGACGCGACCCTTGATCCAGATCGATTGACCGAAGCCCAGCGCGTCGACATTTTGTCAAAAACCTTGGGGCGCAGTTTCCCGGTCGATGAATCCAGTCTGTCAAGCATTGCAACCGAAACCCTTGCTTTGTTTCGTACGCTCCACCAAGTCGCCACAGAGGAATCTCCGTCTGCAATTGGCACGCTTGTTATCAGCATGACAAACGCACCGAGTGATGTGCTAACCGTGTTGTGGTTGTGGGAGTTTACACAACCCAATTCTGCAGATTCAAATGACTGCGTCCCGATCGTCCCCTTGCTTGAAACCATTGACGACCTGACCGCCGGCCCCGAAATTTTGGCAGGAATGGTAGCGATCCCGGCGTATCGCAACTTGCTTCGCCGACAAGACGACCGACAAGTCATCATGCTGGGGTATTCGGACAGCACAAAAGATGGTGGCTACCTCTCGGCATGCTGGGCATTGCATCAAGCCCAACAGGCACTGGTAGACACCGCTAAGAAGAACGGTATTGAACTAACCTTCTTTCACGGTCGCGGTGGATCACTAGGCCGAGGCGGAGGTCCCGCAGCACGGAGCATCCTATCTTTGCCGCGAGGAACTTTTAATGGCTCATTACGATTAACCGAACAGGGCGAGGTCCTGGCGGACCGATACGATGATCCCGCGATCGCTCACCGTCACTTAGAACAACTCATTTGGTCGTCACTTTTGGCGACCGGCTCTCCCAAGGATTCGGATTCACAGCGTTGGTACGAACGCATGGAGACGGTGTCAAAGGCTTCGCTCGTAAAATATCGCGAACTGCTTGAGCAACCACGGTTCATTGAATTTTTCCGCAGCGTCACGCCGATTTCGGAAATCGAACAATTGCCAATTGGATCGCGACCTTCAAGACGCAAACCGAATGGTGGGCTGAGCGACCTGAGAGCGATCCCATGGGTATTTTCATGGACACAATCACGATGCCTAATTCCTGCCTGGTATGGGATCGGGACCGCTTTAGGTAAAACGATCGATAGTGATCAGCAACTTGCTGAACTGCATTCGATGTATTCGGATTGGCCATTTTTCCGCGCCCTGGTCGACAACGCTGAACTGGCACTTGCTAAGTCGGATTTAGAAATTGCGAATGAATATTTGAAGTTGGCCACCAATCGGGAATCTTGTCAGCAACTAGCCAACATGATCGCTGATGAGTTTCACGAATCGTGCCGGGTTGTTCTCGCGGTTACTGGGCAACAAGAGCTTCTTGATGGCACGCCGTGGTTAAAAGAATCGATTCGAATCCGAAACCGATTCATCGACCCGTTGAACCTGATCCAAGTGGAACTACTTCGTCGACACCAAGGAATTGCATCCGAAGACACTTCAGTAGAACACCGACATTTAACGCGACTGTCGATCAACGGTATCGCATCAGGCTTGCGAACGAGTGGGTAA
- the cysD gene encoding sulfate adenylyltransferase subunit CysD, which produces MANSITASMQRTTGSTTHLKRLESESIHILREVAAEFDNPAILYSIGKDSSVILHLARKAFFPSKPPMPLVHIDSTWEFREVIEFREQYARRELGLKVIAHVNDQGVRDGINPFDHGRNYTDIMRTQPLKAALNYYKFDAAIGGGRRDEEKSRAKERVFSFRDPNHRWDPRNQRPELWNLFNTWKHAGESMRVFPLSNWTELDVWQYIMLEQVPIVPLYFAKERDVVRRGEDLIVVDDERMRLEPDERPERMKVRFRTLGCYPVTGAIKSNAETIEDIVEEMLTTRISERQGRAIDREESAAMERKKREGYF; this is translated from the coding sequence ATGGCAAACTCGATTACCGCTTCAATGCAACGGACAACCGGTTCCACGACGCACCTCAAGCGTTTGGAATCCGAGAGCATTCACATCCTCCGCGAGGTTGCTGCCGAGTTCGATAACCCGGCGATCCTTTACTCGATTGGCAAAGACTCGTCGGTCATCCTGCACTTAGCGCGCAAGGCGTTCTTTCCCAGCAAACCACCGATGCCGCTTGTGCACATCGATTCGACGTGGGAGTTCCGCGAGGTCATCGAATTCCGCGAGCAATACGCGCGACGAGAACTGGGACTGAAGGTCATTGCCCATGTAAACGACCAAGGGGTGCGGGATGGCATCAATCCGTTCGACCATGGCCGCAACTACACAGACATCATGCGCACCCAACCTCTGAAAGCAGCGTTGAATTACTACAAATTTGACGCGGCCATCGGTGGAGGACGGCGTGACGAAGAGAAGTCACGGGCCAAAGAACGCGTTTTCTCCTTCCGAGACCCCAACCATCGCTGGGATCCGCGTAACCAACGCCCCGAATTGTGGAATCTGTTTAACACATGGAAGCACGCCGGCGAGAGTATGCGCGTCTTTCCGTTATCGAATTGGACTGAACTGGATGTTTGGCAGTACATCATGCTGGAGCAAGTACCGATTGTGCCGCTCTACTTTGCCAAAGAACGTGACGTGGTGCGGCGCGGCGAAGACCTGATCGTTGTCGACGATGAAAGGATGCGACTAGAGCCCGACGAAAGGCCGGAAAGAATGAAAGTCCGTTTCCGGACGCTTGGCTGCTATCCCGTAACCGGAGCGATTAAATCCAACGCGGAAACCATCGAAGACATTGTGGAGGAAATGCTGACCACTCGGATCTCGGAGCGGCAGGGAAGGGCGATCGACCGCGAGGAATCGGCGGCGATGGAACGCAAGAAAAGGGAAGGGTACTTTTAG
- a CDS encoding HlyD family secretion protein: MLNNQETLDDFPAMQLVRTGRLVRLIARVTFIMLVVSIIAMVFLPWRQTARGIGTVIALDPQERPQRVRSPSKGVVSYVKEGLREGSFVEKDDIVLRLTPFAADGVLQLETQIIAMESKEASAMSSLEVAQQAANSQQLSGESLAESLKQDYQAAKQKWEQSKNEVTSLQAELQDKENQLRIAEEVAAKGLISREELFSKGQAVQSAKAKVLKAENGVQEFYAALLSKEEEIESKRQDIDIKNRTANQKVLESMQKINTIEKEIIDLRNKRGELDRLEIRAPRSGYIQQWFGLEGSDTIKEGDQLFVIVPDTEDLAVELKVSGNDMPLIHEGDRVRLQFEGWPAVQFVGWPSVAVGTFGGKVNRVFPTDDGMGNFRVVVVPDNHFARETGWPDDRYLRQGVRTNGWVLLKQVPLGYEIWRQLNGFPPVVAANEPDGKAKESKMKLPKL; encoded by the coding sequence GTGCTTAACAATCAAGAAACCCTCGACGACTTTCCGGCGATGCAGTTGGTACGCACCGGGCGACTGGTTCGTCTGATTGCTCGCGTGACATTCATAATGTTGGTGGTTTCGATTATCGCGATGGTCTTTTTGCCGTGGCGGCAAACGGCTAGAGGGATCGGCACGGTGATTGCCCTCGATCCTCAGGAACGCCCACAACGTGTACGCAGCCCTTCGAAAGGGGTCGTCAGCTATGTCAAGGAAGGACTGCGAGAAGGATCATTCGTAGAGAAAGATGACATCGTGCTTCGTCTGACCCCGTTTGCGGCCGACGGAGTTCTACAGTTAGAAACCCAAATCATCGCGATGGAATCCAAAGAAGCTTCTGCGATGTCCAGTCTGGAAGTGGCTCAACAAGCCGCCAATTCACAACAACTAAGTGGCGAGAGTTTGGCCGAATCGCTTAAACAGGACTATCAAGCGGCCAAACAAAAGTGGGAACAATCCAAGAACGAAGTTACCTCACTGCAAGCCGAACTACAGGACAAAGAAAACCAACTGCGGATCGCCGAAGAAGTTGCCGCCAAAGGACTGATCTCTCGCGAAGAACTTTTCTCCAAGGGGCAAGCGGTTCAATCTGCAAAAGCAAAAGTCCTAAAAGCCGAAAACGGGGTGCAAGAATTCTACGCGGCACTGCTTTCCAAAGAGGAAGAAATTGAATCGAAGAGACAAGATATCGACATCAAAAATCGCACGGCAAACCAAAAAGTGCTGGAGTCGATGCAGAAAATCAACACCATCGAAAAAGAGATCATCGATCTGCGAAATAAGCGTGGCGAATTGGATCGACTAGAGATCCGAGCCCCCAGGTCTGGCTACATCCAACAATGGTTTGGACTGGAAGGAAGTGACACGATTAAAGAAGGTGATCAGTTGTTCGTCATTGTCCCTGACACCGAGGACTTGGCGGTCGAATTGAAGGTCAGTGGAAATGACATGCCCCTAATCCACGAAGGGGACCGCGTCCGCCTGCAATTCGAGGGCTGGCCCGCGGTGCAGTTTGTGGGATGGCCTTCCGTAGCGGTTGGCACTTTCGGCGGTAAAGTTAACCGAGTCTTCCCAACCGATGATGGGATGGGCAACTTTCGAGTAGTAGTTGTTCCGGATAATCACTTTGCGCGGGAGACAGGATGGCCGGACGACCGATATTTACGACAGGGCGTACGCACGAATGGTTGGGTACTGCTAAAACAAGTCCCTCTTGGCTACGAGATATGGCGACAATTAAACGGATTTCCACCTGTTGTGGCCGCCAACGAACCCGACGGGAAAGCGAAAGAAAGCAAAATGAAATTGCCCAAGCTTTGA
- a CDS encoding ATP-binding cassette domain-containing protein: protein MPDDSIPAETPTESTILKLLVQIGLTFEISVEQSTILDPEESADAFPADPLGGFIASAKRSGIFIQESKFEKVSEAIGFVEEGYPVIIAQRDGKFIVIDSMSGKHFETTTISDQVKQQTVSKRTLTKWILNDSEKRFFVAKKELECDSLSAAHTDSHHDHPSETISPTRRFIALLALERRDIWTVFLFAFVAGILTLATPLAVESLVNVVSWGTYLQPLLALGLILLTCLGIAGVLRVLQTVVVEMIQRRQFVRIVSDLSHRFPRANQDALKGKFPREFANRVFDIMTIQKSTAVLLLDGVSIVLTTILGSILLAFYHPFLLGFDIALVIAMISITWILGRGGIRTAIEESKIKYKAAHWLQDVLACPSVFKTGGGELLAVQRANLLTAEYLSARQRQFRVVLRQVAFAICLQVIASTALLVLGGWLVIDGQLTLGQLVASELVVTIVVGAFAKAGKSLEKFYDLMAGMDKVGQLIDLPTDPRSETGKLPDGPISVQWSDLVFARKQSTSKIPTKTIQAGSTVAIRGNDLDGKSDLARAIAGLCKPSHGYVQVGEHDSFLAAGGRQTPIVGYAGDREIFNGTLSENIDLGRSGIGPSHVREALSEVGLGEAILRLPDALQTPLQSDGYPLTDSQVTQLLIARAIVTKPKAIVINGLLDELTPQVRAKLWIYLAQPDAPWTLLIFTDHKEIAELCDERIEI, encoded by the coding sequence GTGCCGGACGATTCAATCCCAGCCGAAACTCCGACGGAATCAACGATTCTTAAGCTGCTTGTTCAGATTGGGCTTACGTTCGAAATCTCAGTCGAACAATCGACGATCCTGGATCCGGAAGAATCGGCCGATGCGTTTCCGGCGGATCCTCTTGGTGGCTTTATTGCCAGTGCCAAACGATCAGGCATCTTTATCCAGGAATCGAAATTCGAAAAGGTCAGCGAAGCGATCGGGTTCGTTGAAGAGGGCTATCCCGTCATCATTGCGCAGCGGGACGGCAAATTTATCGTCATTGATTCCATGTCCGGAAAGCACTTTGAAACAACAACCATTTCGGACCAGGTTAAGCAGCAGACGGTCAGCAAGCGAACGCTAACAAAATGGATTTTGAACGACAGCGAGAAACGCTTTTTTGTCGCCAAGAAGGAGCTTGAGTGTGATTCCCTGTCGGCGGCTCATACGGATAGTCATCATGACCATCCATCTGAAACCATTTCACCGACCCGTCGATTCATTGCGCTACTGGCGCTGGAACGCCGTGACATTTGGACGGTATTCCTGTTCGCTTTTGTTGCTGGAATTTTAACTCTGGCGACACCGCTTGCCGTTGAATCGTTAGTGAATGTCGTTAGCTGGGGGACCTACTTACAGCCATTGCTGGCGCTCGGTTTGATCTTGCTAACCTGTCTGGGAATCGCGGGTGTGTTGCGAGTCTTGCAAACCGTTGTTGTCGAAATGATTCAACGTCGACAATTTGTCCGCATTGTTAGCGATCTGTCCCATCGATTCCCACGGGCCAACCAAGATGCCTTGAAGGGTAAGTTTCCCCGCGAGTTTGCCAATCGCGTGTTCGACATAATGACGATTCAAAAATCGACCGCGGTCCTGTTGCTGGACGGGGTTTCGATTGTGCTGACGACGATCCTTGGTTCCATTCTTTTGGCGTTCTATCACCCGTTTCTACTAGGTTTTGATATCGCGTTGGTAATCGCGATGATTTCGATAACCTGGATCCTTGGTCGCGGAGGCATTCGAACCGCAATCGAAGAATCCAAAATCAAGTACAAAGCCGCCCATTGGTTGCAAGACGTGTTGGCTTGCCCAAGCGTTTTTAAAACAGGTGGTGGCGAACTGCTGGCGGTCCAGCGTGCGAACCTGTTGACCGCGGAATACCTTTCCGCGCGACAACGTCAGTTTCGCGTTGTTTTGCGCCAAGTCGCCTTTGCGATTTGTCTGCAAGTGATCGCATCGACCGCACTGCTTGTCCTTGGAGGCTGGCTGGTCATTGATGGACAATTGACGCTTGGTCAATTGGTTGCCAGTGAATTGGTCGTAACCATTGTCGTGGGAGCCTTTGCAAAAGCGGGCAAGTCGCTGGAGAAGTTCTATGACTTGATGGCCGGGATGGACAAGGTCGGGCAATTGATCGACCTACCTACCGACCCGAGAAGCGAGACAGGAAAACTGCCCGACGGTCCCATTTCGGTTCAATGGAGCGACTTGGTTTTTGCGAGAAAACAATCGACTTCAAAAATCCCAACTAAAACCATCCAAGCTGGATCGACGGTCGCAATTCGAGGCAACGACCTGGACGGAAAATCAGACTTGGCTCGTGCGATTGCTGGCCTATGCAAACCATCACATGGCTATGTTCAGGTTGGCGAACATGATTCCTTCCTAGCTGCTGGCGGCCGGCAGACCCCGATCGTTGGGTATGCGGGAGATCGCGAAATCTTCAACGGAACCCTCAGCGAAAACATTGACCTGGGACGATCGGGCATCGGTCCAAGCCATGTTCGCGAGGCTTTAAGTGAAGTTGGATTGGGCGAAGCGATTCTGCGATTGCCCGACGCGCTTCAAACACCCCTGCAATCCGATGGCTACCCGCTCACGGATAGCCAAGTCACCCAATTACTGATCGCCCGCGCGATCGTGACCAAACCAAAAGCGATCGTCATCAATGGTCTGCTGGACGAACTGACTCCGCAAGTGCGAGCCAAACTCTGGATTTACCTAGCCCAGCCCGATGCGCCGTGGACATTGCTAATTTTCACCGATCATAAAGAAATCGCCGAACTCTGCGACGAACGAATCGAAATCTAA
- the cysN gene encoding sulfate adenylyltransferase subunit CysN, whose product MTAETMSNQNTKDLLRFITCGNVDDGKSTLIGRLLLESGAIYDDQIEVLQAESAKHGTAGSHLDTALLLDGLEDERQQGITIDVAYRYFTSATRKFIIADTPGHEQFTRNMATGASTADLAILLIDATKGVSTQTRRHAFIVSLLGIQQVVLAVNKMDLVDFDQETFEEIQADFAKFALDLDIQTIWAIPLSALDGDNIVQPSQRADWYDGPTLMKQLNDAPVTNTQSNNSLRFPVQWVNRPDASFRGFSGTILSGNLRVGDDITVLPSQKKSRVERIVTMAGDLDEAAATDAVTVTLADEIDVSRGDMFVNDKAPPAVSTRVDATILWMSETALVPGRQYWLKQTTRRTSCEIQTIHYGVDVNTLSRTTASSLSLNEIGCCRILLRDPLAFDSYHENRATGSFIVVDRINHETVAAGMLTVVKPEIPAAGNWDAASSVVRPQLAKSLVSADQRAQRYGNKPRTILISGLSGSGKTSIATALEKRLFESNRIAIVLDGQTMRLGISRDLGFTAEERSENLRRASEIAKLINDSGQICIAAFVAPSDWVRIKARQLIGEERFLHVHLCTSAEVCRQRDQTGQYQAADSGEITSFPGVTFEYESPNQADLVFDTSVTSINEAVKEILKKI is encoded by the coding sequence ATGACCGCCGAAACGATGTCCAACCAGAACACGAAAGATTTGCTTCGTTTCATTACCTGTGGAAATGTTGACGACGGCAAGAGCACCTTGATCGGGCGACTTCTACTTGAATCGGGCGCGATCTACGACGACCAAATCGAAGTTTTGCAGGCCGAATCGGCCAAGCACGGAACTGCTGGCAGTCATCTGGATACGGCGCTCTTACTAGATGGTCTGGAGGACGAACGTCAGCAGGGTATTACCATCGACGTAGCTTACCGCTACTTCACTTCGGCGACTCGAAAATTCATTATCGCGGACACACCCGGTCATGAACAATTTACCCGCAACATGGCAACCGGTGCTTCCACCGCAGACCTAGCGATCCTCTTGATCGATGCAACAAAAGGTGTTTCCACTCAAACGCGCCGGCATGCTTTTATTGTTTCCTTGTTGGGCATTCAACAAGTGGTGCTGGCGGTGAACAAGATGGATCTGGTTGATTTTGACCAAGAGACCTTTGAGGAAATCCAAGCCGATTTTGCCAAATTTGCCTTAGACCTGGATATCCAAACGATCTGGGCGATCCCGTTATCAGCCCTCGATGGCGACAATATCGTTCAACCGAGCCAGCGAGCGGATTGGTACGATGGGCCCACGCTAATGAAGCAGTTAAACGACGCTCCCGTGACCAACACCCAATCCAACAACTCCCTTCGATTTCCGGTTCAGTGGGTCAACCGGCCCGACGCTTCGTTCCGTGGTTTCAGCGGAACGATCCTGTCAGGAAATCTGAGAGTAGGCGACGACATCACCGTGCTCCCGTCGCAAAAGAAGTCACGCGTGGAGCGGATTGTGACCATGGCGGGCGACCTTGACGAGGCCGCCGCTACGGACGCCGTAACTGTCACCCTGGCCGATGAAATCGACGTCTCCCGGGGGGACATGTTTGTCAATGACAAAGCCCCTCCGGCCGTCAGCACACGGGTCGATGCAACGATCTTGTGGATGTCTGAAACCGCATTGGTGCCGGGCAGACAGTACTGGCTGAAACAAACTACGCGGCGAACGTCATGTGAAATTCAGACGATCCACTATGGTGTTGACGTAAATACCCTTTCACGGACCACCGCGTCGTCGCTGTCGCTGAATGAAATCGGTTGCTGTCGAATCCTCTTGCGGGATCCACTCGCCTTTGATTCGTATCACGAAAATCGTGCGACGGGATCGTTCATCGTAGTCGACCGAATCAATCATGAAACCGTCGCAGCAGGGATGCTGACCGTCGTAAAACCGGAAATACCTGCAGCGGGGAATTGGGATGCCGCGTCGTCGGTAGTCCGCCCCCAACTGGCGAAGAGCCTGGTGTCAGCGGATCAACGTGCCCAGCGTTACGGCAATAAGCCACGAACGATCCTCATTTCGGGGCTAAGTGGTAGCGGCAAGACAAGCATCGCGACGGCGCTTGAAAAACGATTATTCGAGAGCAATCGAATCGCGATCGTTTTGGACGGTCAGACAATGCGTCTGGGAATCAGTCGCGATCTTGGATTCACAGCCGAAGAACGATCCGAGAATCTCCGCCGCGCTTCGGAGATCGCCAAACTGATCAACGATTCTGGACAAATCTGTATCGCCGCTTTCGTCGCTCCAAGTGACTGGGTCCGAATAAAAGCCAGACAGCTGATTGGCGAAGAACGATTTTTGCACGTCCACCTTTGCACCAGTGCGGAGGTCTGCCGCCAACGCGACCAAACCGGACAGTACCAGGCAGCCGATTCAGGTGAAATCACAAGCTTTCCAGGCGTCACCTTTGAATATGAATCACCAAACCAAGCAGACCTGGTCTTTGACACCAGCGTGACTTCCATCAACGAAGCGGTAAAGGAGATCTTGAAAAAGATATGA